Proteins encoded in a region of the Gulosibacter sediminis genome:
- the leuS gene encoding leucine--tRNA ligase, which produces MTTEVTREDEYDFRRLEAKWRPIWDDLALFDVDRADAELPRKYVLDMFPYPSGDLHMGHAEQYALGDACARYWRHRGFNVLHPVGWDSFGLPAENAAIKNGGDPRDWTYENIAQQAESMQRYGVSFDWSRVLRTSDEEYYRWNQWLFLKMYEKGLAYRKFSAVNWCPNDQTVLANEQVLADGTCERCGAVVEKKKLNQWYFRITEYADRLLDDLDQLEGHWPHKVLVMQRNWIGRSEGADVEFEIEGRSEPVTVFTTRPDTLYGATFMVVAPDSDLAAELVAGASAEVRMKFQDYLESTQKLSAIDRANAERPKTGLFIERYGVNPLNGERLPIWVGDYVLADYGHGAIMAVPAHDQRDLDFAREFNLPVRVVVRPDEAEDELDPKASGEALAGDGELVNSGELDGLRKVEAIARAIEILGTRGTGRAAKNFRLRDWLISRQRYWGTPIPIMYDEDGTEIPVPAEQLPVRLPDGAGLDLKPKGKSPLAAAEGWVQTTTPDGRAATRDSDTMDTFVDSSWYFLRFVSPNNADAILDPEQLRKWAPVDQYIGGVEHAILHLLYARFITKVLYDLGIVPFEEPFTALLNQGMVIMNGAKMSKSKGNSVKLGDELNSHGVDAVRTTMLFASPPEDDVDWADVSLAGSGKFLARAWRISGEVTSRAGVDFAEGDLDTRRAVARFWDDVRQLGEGFKYNVVIARLMELTNTIRKAIDQGPGAADPAVREGAEAIALVLDLFAPYVASDMWERLGHPADTRGGALAHIVWPEADPSLLVADTVTAIVQVNGKLRDKLEVSPDITDAELEQLARDAKGAQRAIGDATIRKVIVKAPKFVNIVAK; this is translated from the coding sequence GTGACCACTGAGGTGACCCGCGAAGACGAGTACGACTTCCGTCGTCTCGAGGCAAAATGGCGACCCATCTGGGACGACCTTGCCCTATTCGACGTGGACCGCGCCGACGCCGAGCTTCCCCGCAAGTACGTGCTCGACATGTTCCCGTACCCCTCGGGCGACCTGCACATGGGCCACGCCGAGCAGTACGCCCTCGGCGACGCCTGCGCGCGCTACTGGCGCCACCGCGGCTTCAACGTGCTGCACCCGGTCGGTTGGGACTCGTTCGGCCTGCCCGCCGAGAACGCCGCGATCAAGAACGGCGGTGACCCGCGCGACTGGACCTACGAAAACATCGCGCAGCAGGCCGAGTCGATGCAGCGCTACGGCGTGAGCTTCGACTGGTCGCGCGTGCTGCGCACCTCCGACGAGGAGTACTACCGCTGGAACCAGTGGCTGTTCCTCAAGATGTACGAAAAGGGCCTCGCGTACCGCAAGTTCTCGGCGGTGAACTGGTGCCCGAACGACCAGACGGTGCTCGCGAACGAGCAGGTGCTCGCCGACGGCACGTGTGAGCGCTGCGGCGCCGTGGTCGAGAAGAAGAAGCTCAACCAGTGGTACTTCCGCATCACCGAGTACGCCGACCGCCTGCTCGACGACCTCGACCAGCTCGAGGGTCACTGGCCGCACAAGGTGCTCGTCATGCAGCGCAACTGGATCGGCCGCTCCGAGGGCGCCGACGTCGAGTTTGAGATCGAGGGCCGCAGCGAGCCGGTGACGGTGTTCACGACGCGCCCCGACACGCTCTACGGTGCGACCTTCATGGTCGTTGCGCCCGACAGCGACCTCGCGGCCGAGCTCGTCGCGGGTGCCTCCGCCGAGGTGCGCATGAAGTTCCAGGACTACCTCGAGTCGACGCAGAAGCTCAGCGCGATCGACCGCGCGAACGCCGAACGCCCGAAGACGGGCCTATTCATCGAGCGCTATGGCGTCAACCCGCTCAACGGCGAACGCCTGCCGATCTGGGTGGGCGACTATGTGCTCGCCGACTACGGCCACGGCGCGATCATGGCCGTGCCGGCGCACGACCAGCGCGACCTCGACTTCGCGCGCGAATTCAACCTGCCGGTGCGCGTTGTCGTGCGCCCCGACGAGGCCGAGGATGAGCTCGACCCCAAGGCGAGCGGCGAGGCCCTCGCGGGCGACGGCGAACTCGTGAACTCCGGCGAACTCGACGGCCTGCGCAAGGTCGAGGCGATCGCCCGCGCCATCGAGATCCTCGGGACGCGCGGCACGGGCCGCGCTGCGAAGAACTTCCGTCTGCGCGACTGGCTCATCTCGCGCCAGCGCTACTGGGGCACGCCAATCCCGATCATGTACGACGAGGACGGCACCGAGATTCCGGTGCCCGCCGAGCAGCTGCCGGTGCGCCTGCCCGACGGCGCGGGGCTCGACCTCAAGCCGAAGGGTAAGTCGCCGCTCGCGGCCGCCGAGGGCTGGGTACAGACGACGACGCCCGACGGGCGTGCGGCCACGCGCGACTCCGACACGATGGACACCTTCGTCGACTCGTCGTGGTACTTCCTGCGCTTCGTGTCGCCGAACAACGCCGACGCGATCCTCGACCCCGAGCAGCTGCGCAAGTGGGCGCCGGTCGACCAGTACATCGGCGGCGTCGAGCACGCGATCCTCCACCTGCTTTACGCACGATTCATCACGAAGGTGCTCTACGACCTCGGCATCGTGCCGTTCGAGGAGCCCTTCACTGCGCTGCTCAACCAGGGCATGGTTATCATGAATGGCGCCAAGATGTCGAAGTCGAAGGGCAACTCGGTGAAGCTCGGCGACGAGCTGAACAGCCACGGCGTGGATGCGGTGCGCACGACCATGCTGTTTGCCTCGCCGCCCGAGGATGACGTCGACTGGGCCGACGTGTCGCTCGCCGGTTCGGGCAAGTTCCTCGCGCGCGCCTGGCGAATCTCGGGCGAGGTCACCTCGCGGGCCGGGGTGGACTTTGCCGAGGGCGACCTCGACACGCGCCGCGCCGTCGCCCGCTTCTGGGACGACGTGCGCCAGCTCGGCGAGGGCTTCAAGTACAACGTCGTTATCGCGCGCCTGATGGAGCTCACGAACACGATCCGCAAGGCGATCGACCAGGGCCCCGGCGCCGCCGACCCTGCCGTGCGCGAGGGTGCCGAGGCAATCGCGCTCGTGCTCGACCTGTTCGCGCCCTACGTCGCCTCCGACATGTGGGAGCGGCTCGGCCACCCGGCCGACACCCGCGGCGGTGCCCTCGCGCACATCGTCTGGCCTGAGGCCGACCCGTCACTGCTCGTGGCCGACACCGTCACCGCGATCGTGCAGGTCAATGGCAAGCTGCGCGACAAGCTCGAGGTGTCACCCGACATTACGGATGCGGAGCTCGAGCAGCTCGCGCGCGACGCCAAGGGCGCCCAGCGCGCGATCGGCGACGCGACCATCCGCAAGGTGATCGTCAAGGCGCCGAAGTTCGTGAACATCGTCGCGAAGTAG
- the cydC gene encoding thiol reductant ABC exporter subunit CydC — MSVAERLVPGLGADEARVLDAALPAPRRIWPAIAWGILWGLSVVLLLATSAYLITRASLIIHILWLGWAIVAVRAFALGRAVFRYLRQLMGHDASFRQLAELRVDLLDRLIPLAPAGLRTTRRGDLLARLVDDVDELQFYPLRVVEPLVSSLAVAVLAVIGVGLVSWPAALTLLACLVAALLVATGAQLRIAGQADRAVAPLRSALSDRIHDTVTNLATLRAYGALDAQLAKVRDADAQLRRALVRRSIGEGIVTGTVTVFAGLATAGALFWGIEPTVRGELAPELLTLTALVPLALFEVFAQVPQAIAAWRRVRVSAQRVASAAPADVPAELPQEFEGGTELPDGPLDLELRGASVLWPGASEPVLDGLDLRIPAGSRLLVTGESGAGKTTFANALVRFLDYRGSYTIGGVEARELSPDAVRRGIGLIEQRAHLFDESIRQNLLFANTEATDAQLTAALERVGLGAWVRERGGLDAPVGERGTLVSGGQAQRIALARALLADFRVLILDEPTANVDPGRADALVADLLGAAAADRTVILISHTPVDPALVTATLRL, encoded by the coding sequence ATGAGCGTCGCCGAACGACTCGTCCCCGGTCTCGGCGCCGATGAGGCCCGTGTGCTCGACGCCGCGCTGCCCGCGCCGCGCCGCATCTGGCCGGCTATCGCCTGGGGCATCCTCTGGGGCCTCAGCGTCGTGCTGCTGCTCGCGACGAGCGCCTACCTCATCACTCGCGCGTCGCTCATCATTCACATCCTCTGGCTCGGCTGGGCGATCGTCGCGGTGCGCGCCTTCGCGCTCGGCCGCGCTGTGTTCCGCTACCTGCGGCAGCTCATGGGCCACGATGCGTCGTTCCGGCAGCTTGCCGAACTCCGGGTCGACCTGCTCGACCGACTCATCCCGCTCGCGCCCGCGGGCTTGCGCACGACCCGCCGCGGCGACCTGCTCGCGCGCCTCGTCGACGACGTCGACGAGCTGCAGTTCTATCCGCTCCGCGTCGTCGAGCCGCTCGTGTCGTCGCTCGCCGTCGCCGTGCTCGCGGTCATCGGCGTCGGCCTCGTCTCGTGGCCCGCGGCGCTGACGCTGCTCGCGTGCCTCGTCGCCGCCCTGCTCGTCGCGACCGGCGCGCAGCTGCGCATCGCCGGCCAGGCCGACCGCGCCGTCGCGCCCCTGCGCAGCGCACTGAGCGACCGCATCCACGACACCGTGACGAACCTCGCCACCCTGCGGGCCTACGGGGCCCTCGACGCGCAGCTCGCGAAGGTGCGCGATGCCGACGCGCAGCTGCGCCGCGCCCTCGTGCGCCGCTCGATCGGCGAGGGCATCGTCACGGGCACCGTCACCGTTTTCGCCGGGCTCGCGACCGCCGGTGCGCTGTTCTGGGGCATCGAGCCGACGGTGCGCGGCGAGCTCGCGCCCGAGCTGCTCACCCTCACCGCGCTCGTGCCGCTCGCGCTGTTCGAGGTGTTCGCGCAGGTGCCGCAGGCCATCGCCGCGTGGCGCCGCGTGCGCGTCTCGGCGCAGCGCGTCGCCTCGGCCGCGCCGGCCGACGTGCCCGCCGAGCTGCCGCAGGAGTTCGAGGGCGGCACGGAACTCCCCGACGGCCCCCTCGACCTCGAGCTGCGCGGCGCATCCGTGCTCTGGCCGGGCGCGAGCGAGCCGGTGCTCGACGGCCTCGACCTGCGCATCCCGGCCGGCAGCCGCCTGCTCGTGACGGGGGAATCCGGCGCCGGCAAGACCACGTTCGCGAACGCGCTCGTGCGGTTCCTCGACTACCGCGGCAGCTACACGATCGGCGGCGTCGAGGCGCGCGAGCTCTCGCCCGACGCGGTGCGCCGCGGCATCGGCCTCATCGAGCAGCGCGCGCACCTATTCGACGAGTCGATTCGCCAGAACCTGCTGTTCGCGAACACCGAGGCGACGGATGCGCAGCTCACGGCCGCGCTCGAGCGCGTCGGCCTCGGCGCGTGGGTGCGTGAGCGGGGCGGCCTGGATGCGCCGGTCGGCGAACGCGGCACGCTCGTGTCGGGCGGGCAGGCCCAGCGCATCGCGCTCGCCCGCGCGCTGCTCGCCGACTTCCGGGTGCTGATTCTCGACGAACCGACCGCGAACGTCGACCCCGGCCGGGCCGACGCGCTCGTCGCCGATCTGCTCGGCGCGGCCGCCGCCGACCGCACCGTGATTCTTATTTCGCACACCCCGGTCGACCCCGCGCTCGTCACCGCCACACTTCGGCTCTAG
- the cydD gene encoding thiol reductant ABC exporter subunit CydD: MKPLDPRLLRYAKSSRAFLVIGVLLGLFQTAAMVGVAWAIARGVTGAIAGEPLAELAWALWLLVACVVVRGLAQWGMEWAGARAAATAKSELRGHVVSALARLGGRSGVSSAEATTLATHGLEALDSYFAKYLPQLLLTAIAMPLLVVVTFFADPVSAITEIITIPIIPLFMILIGLATQRVQRAQLDSLTRLANAFLEIVEGLSTLKIFGRARRQRDRIREVTDDYRRSTMKVLRVTFLSGFALELFASLSVALVAVQIGIRLIDNEMSLFVGLFALILAPEVFAPLRQVGAQFHAASEGVEVSQRVFELVERADAEAGAAPTGATTAPATSSAASTAAGTAHVSPSTAQTAAPSTGTTTPATTSIPTPQTRAELRIRDARVRYGDREILAGLDFTAKPGEITAIAGESGAGKSTLLDLIRGEHSADRALGATPIPDSEAATHVAWMGQSAGLIEGTVRENVALGQPALAPEAVQAALARAGATGISANLELGVGGDGLSGGQAQRVSLARTIARAEGRDCPIVLLDEPTSALDAEREQRVIEAMRELADEGRIVIVVSHRRPVLAAADRTVTLTAAEVRA, encoded by the coding sequence GTGAAGCCCCTTGATCCGCGCCTGCTTCGATACGCCAAATCGTCGCGAGCCTTTCTCGTTATCGGCGTGCTGCTGGGGCTATTCCAGACCGCCGCGATGGTCGGCGTCGCGTGGGCCATTGCCCGCGGCGTGACCGGTGCGATCGCCGGCGAACCCCTCGCCGAGCTTGCCTGGGCGCTCTGGCTGCTCGTCGCTTGCGTCGTCGTGCGCGGCCTCGCGCAGTGGGGCATGGAGTGGGCGGGTGCCCGCGCCGCCGCCACTGCGAAGTCGGAGCTCCGCGGCCACGTCGTCTCGGCCCTCGCTCGACTCGGCGGGCGCTCGGGCGTCTCCAGCGCCGAAGCGACGACGCTCGCGACGCACGGTCTCGAGGCCCTCGACTCCTACTTCGCGAAGTACCTGCCGCAGTTGCTGCTCACCGCCATCGCGATGCCGCTGCTCGTCGTCGTCACCTTCTTCGCCGACCCCGTGTCGGCCATCACCGAGATCATCACGATCCCGATCATCCCGCTGTTCATGATCCTCATCGGCCTCGCGACGCAGCGCGTGCAGCGCGCCCAGCTCGACTCGCTGACGCGACTCGCGAACGCGTTCCTCGAGATCGTCGAAGGCCTGTCGACACTGAAGATCTTCGGCCGCGCGCGTCGCCAGCGCGACCGCATCCGCGAGGTCACCGACGACTACCGCCGCTCGACCATGAAGGTGCTGCGGGTCACGTTCCTCTCGGGTTTCGCGCTCGAGCTGTTCGCGTCGCTCTCGGTCGCGCTCGTGGCCGTGCAGATCGGCATTCGCCTCATCGACAACGAGATGTCGCTCTTCGTCGGCCTGTTCGCGCTGATCCTCGCGCCCGAGGTATTCGCGCCGCTACGGCAGGTCGGCGCCCAGTTCCACGCCGCCTCCGAGGGCGTCGAGGTGTCGCAGCGTGTCTTCGAACTCGTCGAACGCGCCGACGCGGAGGCCGGCGCAGCGCCCACAGGCGCAACAACGGCGCCCGCGACTTCGAGCGCCGCGTCGACGGCGGCGGGTACCGCGCACGTGAGTCCAAGCACCGCGCAGACGGCCGCGCCCTCAACCGGAACCACCACCCCGGCAACCACGAGCATCCCCACGCCCCAGACCCGAGCCGAGCTGCGCATCCGCGACGCCCGGGTGCGCTACGGCGACCGCGAGATCCTCGCGGGCCTCGACTTCACGGCGAAGCCCGGCGAGATCACGGCGATCGCGGGGGAGTCGGGCGCGGGCAAGTCGACGCTGCTCGACCTCATCCGCGGCGAACACTCCGCCGACAGAGCGCTCGGCGCCACCCCTATTCCTGACTCCGAGGCCGCGACTCACGTCGCCTGGATGGGCCAGTCCGCCGGCCTCATCGAGGGCACAGTGCGTGAGAACGTCGCGCTCGGGCAGCCCGCCCTTGCGCCCGAGGCAGTCCAGGCCGCGCTCGCCCGCGCCGGCGCGACGGGCATCAGCGCAAACCTCGAACTCGGCGTCGGCGGCGACGGCCTCTCGGGCGGCCAGGCGCAGCGCGTCTCGCTCGCCCGCACCATCGCGCGCGCCGAGGGCCGCGACTGCCCGATCGTGCTGCTCGACGAGCCGACCTCGGCCCTCGACGCGGAGCGCGAGCAGCGCGTCATCGAGGCGATGCGCGAGCTCGCCGACGAGGGCCGCATCGTCATCGTCGTGAGCCACCGCCGGCCGGTGCTCGCCGCGGCCGACCGCACCGTCACCCTTACGGCCGCGGAGGTGCGCGCATGA
- a CDS encoding IS30 family transposase → MPKNPHGNRYKQAVRDQFVDLICKDGLPPARAATRLGIGSGTAARWRRKYVGMTAFELRHHTPITIDQEHIGRGLTFEERVLIQAGIRDQWTQSRIAAEIGRDRSVVCRELHRNTHADGQYSAAAAHLNARHRRRRPKPPILCREDTAPLRGFIEDAMDVGWSPKLIADMLRREPDATMGRVSHETIYRALYVQTRGGLRQDLAKQLSLGRSQRKPQGTTERRGRSIYQDAFTISERPPEVEDRAIPGHWEGDLIVGPGSKSAIGTLVERATRFVILLHLPDGHTANQVATQMIQQMRQLPEQLRQSITWDRGTELAEYRRIQTELVDAVYFADPHSPWQRGSNENTNRLLRHWFKKGTDLSGHTQQDLDEVARKLNTRPRPTLDYDTPAKRLNQILVASTS, encoded by the coding sequence ATGCCGAAGAATCCCCACGGGAACCGATACAAGCAGGCCGTTCGGGACCAGTTCGTTGACCTGATCTGCAAGGACGGGTTGCCGCCCGCCAGGGCGGCAACCCGTCTCGGCATCGGGTCAGGCACTGCGGCCAGGTGGCGACGGAAGTATGTCGGAATGACCGCGTTCGAACTCCGCCACCACACCCCAATCACTATCGATCAAGAACACATCGGACGCGGCCTCACGTTCGAAGAACGCGTGCTCATCCAGGCCGGGATCCGTGACCAATGGACCCAATCCCGCATCGCGGCAGAGATCGGCCGGGACCGGTCCGTGGTCTGCCGCGAACTGCACCGCAACACCCACGCAGACGGCCAGTACTCGGCCGCGGCCGCGCACCTGAACGCCCGCCACCGACGACGTCGGCCAAAACCCCCGATCCTGTGCCGCGAGGACACCGCTCCGTTACGCGGGTTCATCGAAGACGCGATGGATGTGGGCTGGTCCCCGAAACTCATCGCGGACATGTTGCGCCGGGAACCCGACGCCACAATGGGGCGTGTGAGCCACGAAACGATCTACCGCGCCCTGTACGTCCAAACCCGGGGCGGGCTGCGGCAAGACCTGGCAAAACAGCTATCCCTGGGGCGTAGCCAACGCAAACCCCAGGGCACGACCGAGCGGCGGGGCCGGTCAATCTACCAGGATGCGTTCACGATCAGTGAGCGCCCGCCCGAGGTCGAAGACCGCGCCATCCCCGGGCATTGGGAAGGCGACCTCATCGTCGGGCCGGGGAGTAAGTCCGCGATTGGCACGCTCGTGGAACGCGCGACCCGGTTCGTGATCCTGCTCCACCTCCCCGACGGGCACACCGCGAACCAGGTCGCGACGCAAATGATCCAACAAATGCGCCAACTCCCAGAACAACTACGGCAATCGATCACCTGGGACCGCGGCACCGAATTAGCGGAGTACCGGCGCATCCAAACCGAACTCGTGGACGCCGTGTACTTCGCCGACCCCCACTCGCCCTGGCAGCGCGGATCGAACGAGAACACGAACCGACTGCTGCGGCACTGGTTCAAAAAGGGCACCGACCTGTCCGGGCACACGCAACAGGACCTGGACGAGGTCGCACGCAAACTCAACACACGACCCCGCCCAACCCTGGACTACGACACCCCAGCCAAGCGCCTCAACCAGATCCTTGTTGCATCCACCAGTTGA
- a CDS encoding YbhB/YbcL family Raf kinase inhibitor-like protein codes for MADNVYGSTPEVPPLAVSSPDFADGDRLPDAQVSAGVLATGEDRSPALEWGPAPEGTQSFAVTCWDPDAPTGSGFWHWAVYNIPADVTSLPAGAGAADSDALPSAARSVRNDGGVFNFVGAAPPVGHGDHRYIFAVHALDTTLDLGEGASPAALGFNMFGHTLARGLVTATWNR; via the coding sequence ATGGCTGACAACGTCTACGGATCAACTCCCGAGGTGCCCCCGCTTGCGGTGTCGTCGCCCGATTTCGCCGACGGCGACCGCCTGCCGGATGCGCAGGTGAGTGCCGGCGTGCTCGCGACGGGCGAGGACCGCTCGCCCGCGCTCGAGTGGGGCCCCGCGCCCGAGGGAACGCAGAGCTTCGCGGTGACGTGTTGGGACCCGGATGCGCCGACCGGCTCGGGTTTCTGGCACTGGGCCGTCTACAACATCCCGGCCGACGTGACGTCGCTGCCGGCGGGCGCCGGTGCCGCCGACTCGGATGCGCTGCCGAGCGCCGCGCGCAGCGTGCGCAACGACGGCGGCGTGTTCAACTTCGTCGGCGCGGCTCCGCCCGTCGGTCACGGCGACCACCGCTACATCTTCGCGGTGCACGCGCTCGACACGACGCTCGACCTCGGCGAGGGCGCGTCGCCGGCAGCGCTCGGCTTCAACATGTTCGGCCACACCCTCGCGCGCGGCCTCGTCACCGCCACCTGGAACCGCTAG